In Oncorhynchus masou masou isolate Uvic2021 chromosome 31, UVic_Omas_1.1, whole genome shotgun sequence, the sequence CCAAAAAATAAAACCatttttgtctctctgtgtctctccttcAATTTGCAAGAGGCTGAACGTAATCTCACCGGAGCAAGCATTTGAatgagcgaaacagcgcccctctgtctctgtatatgtAGTCCatctctctgatgctgtctggtccaaaagagtatgacattgttccCGCCTGTaatgtagcattgaatgcaagggaagccagcgagtatttagcctcccttgataaaaaagtaTAAAATCATAGCCAATCAGCTTTGGGATAAACTGAGCGAGCACCAAAACACGTGTCAGGGGAATTTGGCGTCACTCCTATCAAATCACATCGAAAGCATACTTAATTGACAGAAACCACttaaattgttgcatctcgttgtgttgttgacCTCCAGTGACTAGGTAGCTAGCTATAATTGCCCATTTcttaaattagccatggatggagatagggatttggacttgtggtttccTTAATTCTCTGAACTGGCCAATTATTATAACGGCGATTGTGATCctaccattaattcatacattgcccctggcctgagaggatgaaagtttaatatgtagctagatgtagaaggctaatgttaactagctaatatTGCCCATGGAAGGAAGTTAGGCTAacaagcaagcattttagccaggtagcctaagaCAACAAAAAATACAGAGATAGAGATCTATTCAACGTGAACGAGAGGAGAATGGCATTgacgtttctctacaagtagggagcgtcaacatgtttttttctacttGCGCGAATGCTCACGCACgcacagacatacatacacagacatcAGAAACATGGACAACCACATCATATTTGGCttattggactaaattgtttttggtatcttttagttgtcactgtattaagCATAGGGTATTTGattatgttgaaatgttgaagtttaaatggtgctggaatagtgtaGGCAGCTTCTGTTTTCATTGCAACTtggtaactctctgtggttctagaTCAAAAGTTGTTTAGTGTTCCAAATAAtgtcggaaacattaacttgcttgatcATGCTGTAGggcatgtaactgtttgttacatgcaacatGCTTTGTGTACTTCACCGGACATAGGTTGGCCTCCgtttttgtgatgaaacaaaggtgtggtggAATTTATTCGGCCACTGTGGCTTCTTATTGTCCCAGCCATTAGACCTATACAGTAGATTACGGTCGCAAGGCACATGAACAAACAGGTTAtgaatcaaatccaattttatttgtcacatgcgctgaatacaactggtggtcgaccttactgtgaaattcttacttacaagccctaaaccaacaacgcagttttaagaaaatagagttaagaaaatattttaaaaatacaaaataaataaatgaaaagtaacacaataaaataacaataaagaggctatatacaggtggtactgttccgagtcaatgtgcggtgatacaggttagttgagggaatttgtacatgttggtaggggtaaagtgactatgcatagataataaacggtgagtggcagcagtgtaaaaaagggGGGTGTggggtgtcaatgcaaatagtctaggtggccatttgattaattgttcagcagtcttatgtcttgTGGGTAGAAACTGCGCTCCGGTACCACATGCCGtatagtagcagagagaacaatctatgacttgggtgactggagtctttgacaattttttggggcctTCTGCTGACACCGCCTCGActataggtcctggatgacaggaagcttggcccaagtgatttactgggctgttcgcactaccttctgtagcacctgcctgttacggatacagttatcctgtgtgtgtgtatcctgtgtgtgtgtttcttttctctccttctcccctctcaggtgaaaatcatcactcccctaatcagtcaacaatcaatcatcaatcagaagacacacctcctcctatttcctgacctatcacagttccttccccttggtttaaaaaccccatcatttgtttgttctagagctcagctcagctcaatctctctataaatgtcatgtctgtaggtctctgtggttcactctcgctttgtgtcttaacctctcttttgtttaagcacctcatagaactttgtcatcacctgtgagtattgtttttggttatggtgtttgtgtttttgttgctggtgggaaaagggggaaaccaagactagtcgcccatgggcatacactacccgtaggtgaactttgttaaatacactagttagaactgggcggaccacccactgtatttttggttagttagttagctgttgttaaagtaggctagtctagcttaggggtgtttttgaatactatttgttttgtctttccttgggtccagctcagccccttttcctgctccccccattaccgtgtgtttataaataaacctagagtttgacggtagatttcagttgtcgtggttatttcgttcacacttttcctttgtcacaataataatttgcatgagttatgttacgagtctcattaccatctcccctagactgtcgggccaaaagggattcgtaacactgcCCCAaccgcacctctctgattgagagctgttgggttaaatgcggaagacacttCAATTGAATGCAAACACTTCAATTGAATGCAGACAGTTGCCAATTGAATCGTTTCAAAGGAAACTTTTTGAGGTTGTCGTCAGTCTCCTCGTGTTGGGACCATGAAAGTTTGTTTgtcatgtggacaccaaggaacttgaaactcccgACTCGCTCTTTTCTTCATGCAGatgggatttgggccttgtctgggAGAAACATTATATCCTTCGCatcagactcattaaagaaaaaatcttcgtccagttcgaggtgagtaatcgctgttctgatatctagaagctctttttggtcataagagacggtagcatcaACATTATGTAGAAAATAAGTTATAAACAAATGCATTAAAACACACAAaacagcacaattggttaggagcccgtaaaatggcagccatccccATTCTTTCAATAATAGAGCAAACAACGTAATTATCACAGtacccgtcaaaagtttggacactcttactcattcaagggtttttctttatttttactattttctacattgtagaataatagtgaagacacaaaactatgaaataacacatatggaatcatgtagtaatcaaaaaagtgttaaacaaatcaaaatatattttatatttcagattcttcaaagtagccacccttgcattgatgacagcatcgcacactcttggcattctctcaaacagcttaatctgaaattattttccaacagttttgaaggagttcccacatgtgctgagcacttgttggctgcttttccttcactctgcggtccaactcatcccaaaccatctcatttgggttgaggtcgggtgattgtggagtccaggtcatctgatgaagcactccatcactctccgtcttggtcaaatagccagcctggaggtgtgttttgtctaaaatatattttgatttatttaacacttttctgattactacaggattccattgtgttatttcatagttttgatgtcttcactattattatacaatgtagaaaatagtttttttttaagaaaaaaaagaaggaaaatcctggaatgagtaggtgtgtccaaacttctgactgatactgtgtatatattttttaaatgaccaGATAATTTCTGGAATTTAATGGATCCAATTCGGTTCAGATCTCAATATTGGGATccagtgcacctcagccacactcaaggtactaaacgatatcataaccgccatcgataaaagacagtactgtgcagccgtcttcatcgaccttgccaaggctttcgactcaatcaatcaccatattcttatcggcagactcagttgcctcggtttttcggatgactgccttgcctggttcaccaattactttgcagacagagttcagtgtgtcaaatcggagggcatgctgtccggtcctctggcagtctctatgggggtgccacagggttcaattctcgggccgactcttttctctgtatatatcaatgatgttactcttgctgcgggcgattccctgatccacctctacgcagacaacaccattctatatacttccggcccgtccttggacactgtgctatctaacctccaaacaagcttcaatgccatacaacactccttccgtggcttccaactgctcttaaacgctagtaaaaccaaatgcatgcttttcaaccaatcgctgcctgcacccgcatgcccgacgagcatcaccaccctggatggttccaccttgaatatgtggacacctataagtacctaggtgtctggctagactgcaaactctccttccagacccatatcaaacatctccaatcgaaaatcaaatcaagagtcggctttctattccgcaacaaagcctccttcactcacgccgccaaacttaccctagtagaactgactatcctaccgatcctcgacttcggcgatgtcatctacaaaattgcctccaacactctactcagcaaactggatgcagtttatcacagtgccatccgttttatcactaaagcaccttataccacccaccactgcgacttgtatgctctagtcggctggccctcgctacatattcgtcgccagacccactggctccaggtcatctaaaagtccatgctaggtaaagctccgccttatcgcagttcactggtcacgatggcaacacccatccgtagcacgcgctccagcaggtgtgtctcactgatcatccctaaagccaacacctcatttggccgcctttcattccagtactctgctgcctgtgactggaacgaattgcaaaaatccctgaagttggagactttaatctccctcaccaacttcaaacatatgctatctgagcagctaaccgatcgctgcagctgtacatagtctattggtaaatagcccacccttttTCACATACCTCATcccaacactgtttttatttatttacttttctgctcttttgcacaccagtatctctacctgtacatcacCATCTGATcagttatcactccagtgctaatctgcaaaattgtaattattcacctacctcatgccttttgcacacaatgtatatagactcccctttttttgtactatgttattgacttgttaattgtttactccatgtgtaactctgtctgttcacactgctaagctttatcttggccaggtcgcagttgcaaatgagaacttgttctcaactagcctacctggttaaataaaggtgaaataaaaaaataaaataaaaataagaccTATACTCCAAATATATAGTATTTGTTATGTTTTTTTCCAGAGCCTCCTTGTTGCAACCTTATGTCCATACCTGGGATGAAGAGGACAAAGTACGTACTGCTAGCTGAATTCAGAACAAGCATTAGGTGTTTGCTGTATGTCAAGCAAAGTTAGAAAGTGCTTTGCTAAAGTCTATGAGCCTTCAAGGCGTGCCTGCTCAAATTGAACAAACTGCATAAAGTCAACTACTTAGGATCAACAATGATACTCTCCAAAAGAACACATATTTGTAACTCACCGACACTGGGTTAAAATGTCACGTTTCTGAGAATCTTGCAAGTTGGCCTTTAATAGGGTGTTTTCTGCTCAATGTACTGTGTGGGAGGTAGAATAATACAAATATTGAATAACATgactgtacattttttatttcttATACAAGAGAGGTTTAAATCACACATTGATCAGTTTCAGCCATGACTTTTTGAATCCCATGGATGACCTTTGAATCATGGAACTGCTCCTTAAAGGAGAAGTCTACCCAAATCCTAAAACTCCCAAGTGATTCCATACATTGAAAATAGATCAGTGGAgtttgccctctctctcccttttatgttttattttatttcacctttatttaaccagttaggccagttgagaacaagttctcatttacaacagtgacctggccaagataaagcaaagaggtgcgacaaaaacaacaacacagagctacaaatgggataaacaaacgtagtgctgtactgaaaaaGCTGCAAAAACGGTCACATGGCGTTGCTGGATAGAGGCCTGCTCTGCTCCGTTGCCAGCCTGATTCTTGAAGTTCAAGGTGTTCTTATTGCGTTATTACCATTGCACCATATAATgtagacatacagtacaggcctAGGTGCTCTACAGGATGGCATATGTGCCCTATGTATTTATGACGGGGCGGTGGACAATAGACATTGTGTCACATTTATATTGCAGAATAGAATATACAAAAAACACTGATATATACACATGGGCTATATAGTGTTTTGAGCTTATGTCAAAACATAAAACCCACTAATATCCCCATTAATAAAGGTTTAAGAGAAGCAATCATTCATTAAAGTAAAGTTTAGCTACTTACTCATTAGACAACTGTCCATTGGTCCCAGCTGGAACAGTGGTGCGTCTCCAATTTGTTTTTGGAATACGGATAAATGTTTCCAGGACACCAGAGTTAATCTGGGCAGCAATATCCCTGTGGTCTCAAAAGCAAACTAACTGCTCTTTATCATAATTATGTTCCTCCATTTCTATAAGAATTGTAGTTACATAATCAAATGATCCGCAGCACAAACATTCCTCCTTTCGCAGCATTGGAGCACAATTGCCACAATTACACCACCAGTCAGTCTGTGATGATCCTGAGGATGGTTGGAGCTGTGGTCCAGCTACTGCTGCGTCTTCGATGGCTATcatggaacccaaaccggctgcacgcatgtgccatcgtgcataaatgtattttgtccccccacaccaaacgcgatcatgacatacaggttaaaatatcaaaacaaactctgaaccaattacattaatttggggacaggtcgaaaagcattaaacatgtatggcaatttacctagctagcttgtacttgctagctaatttgtcctatttagcttgcttcctgttgctagctaatttgtcctgggatataaacattgagttgttattttacctgaaatcacaaggtcctctactctgacaattaattcacacataaaacggtcaaccgaatcgtttctagtcatctctcctcctttcaggctttttcatctttgaacttatatggtgattggcatctaaaactttcatagtattaccatgacgaccggcaaaacagtttgtctttcaatcacccacgtgggtattaCCAAttaggagatggcacgtgggtacctgcttctataaaccaatgaggagatgggagaggcaggacttgcagcgcaatttgcgtcagaaataggaatgacttctattttagccctcggcaacgcagacgcttgttggcgcgtgcgagcagtgtgggtgcaataattgaataacatggatttctaaatttattttgcaacgctcgagCACGCGACGTGTcgggtctggtcagcatgtaaagCAGCAGCGGCCATCTGAAGCTCAATTTGCCTCAATTCTTCATCCGAATACTCAGGCTCGGTTGGAGGACAACATGGGCACCTTTCAAGAAGGGCATACAGTGCAATTTCTACTTAGCAGTGATTCCCCCAAGAGCGCACATGCACTGTGGCAGTCGGCTACATGAAATAATTATGTAAAATAATCGCAAATGTTTTAGGTGGAAAAGTACACATTTCCTGACTCAAAACAAATAGCTGATTCGGCCATACGCCTTCAATAAAACAATGAATTTGTCCACACTTCGTAGATTTCTGAATCATGAATTAACTGGCAACAGAGCATAGCGAGGCCTGCATTCATCAATGTCACAAGTCAGTtgacctacagggagagagagggggagagggcaaACTCCACTGAACTAGTTTCAATGTATGGAATTCAATGTATGGAATAGGAGTTTCTGGATTTTGGGTAAACTTCTCCTTTAATGAATATTCTTTCACTATGCATTCAGAATAGATCAAACATTCATAACTACATCACATTCAGGTTATCTAAGTCCATACAGTCATTCAGgcaaactatgcagtatttacaTAGTAGTCTACTCAATGCAATCACGACACAAGTTAAATGATTAAATGGTTTTCTGAGTCTTTGCAAACACATCTACTCAGTAAGGATAAATAATTATGTCCCTAAGCAAGTCTGTATATATAAAGATTACCTAGGAAAGCTCTACTTATTGTAACCCATAGTTTTTGgtgaatgagagaaaaaaaacatgagGTATCCAAAGAATCCTAATGATCCAGCATCATATACCAACATATAACCCATAACTTTGGTTTAAACACAGCCAAAAACAAAACAGAGAATCACCCACTTATCCACAGACAATTTGGTAATAAAGAGAAACATTACATGATTATGTGTAATAATGTCATAAGCTTGTCGTTGTATCCAAAAAATGAACTCCCAGCCCCATCTTGTGGAATGATATAATACTATGAAATCAATAAATGGCCAACAAATGTGTATCTGTGTATAAgatgtgtataatatatatacatcTCTGCCCCATTGTTTAGAGGTTGCAACTGTTGTTGTTCCATCCACACCCAGAAGCTGACTACAGCGGTTCTAAACAAAGCCTATGAAGCATAGCGCAACTTAGCACTGACATTCACACTTTCACAAATTAGATTTTGTAACCATAGCACCATGCACATTTTCTAGgaggtgtgttttgtgtgttttgaAGAACTTCTAGCCAGTGTGTTTTGAAGAACTTCTAGCCCTCAGAAGTGAGTTCTGTCCAGGtcctggctggtggtggtggtgggctcAACGTCTGGGTAGACCAGGAAGCCTGAGAAGGTGGTGTAGCGTCCCTGGTTGCTGTAGACGGCGTAGCGCTCGTCCTGCTGGCTGTAGAGCCACACGTTGTCCCCCGTATGGAGCGACAGCAGCAAACTCTGGCTCTGCATCTCCCTCCTCCTGGACGTATCCTCGTCAAACACCATGGCTTGCACCTCGCCTTGGCCTGTCATCAGCTTGACTGACACTGCCCTGCGCGGGTGCTTCCCCACAGTGAAGGCAAAGTAGTAGGCACCAGGGTAGCGGCAGGTGAAGCGGCCCGACGTCTTGTTAAAGTGCCCTCCAATGTTGACGTACTCCACATCAAAGGTCAGAGGCTCCTTCTCCTGGTGCCCGCCACCATTCTCCCCCAGGACCGGGGATGTCCTGGCCATGGAGAAGGCAGAGCGAGGCTCCACAGGGGCCTCAGCACGACCGCTCCAGCCGTACATGTGGTCTCCAGGAGGGGGACAGTTGGAGTTGGGGTAGGGCTGCCCTGACAGGGATAGGTGGTTGTTGAGATAGCCAGTGGTGGAGATGTCGGGGTACACCAGGTAACCGGTGAAAGTGATGTAAGGTCCAGCGTTGCTGTATAGAGCATACTGAGGACTGTCCTGCAGCATCAGCCACACTGTGTCCATGGCCCTCAGGCTGATCATGACACTTTGACTCTGGACCTTCCTCCCTTTCTTTTTGTAATCGTCATAGGCTATAGCCTGCACCTCCTGCCCATTCTTCACCAGTATGACAGAC encodes:
- the c1qtnf13 gene encoding complement C1q tumor necrosis factor-related protein 4 encodes the protein MHTLYPHMRTVEVAPCSNPWRMACLLGIFNFLGSVTPLHVAPVMTGLRSAFSATRTNSILGGTQNAVTFNKLLVNTGSDFNPDTGHFRCRIPGAYYLSFTLGKYPKKMLSVILVKNGQEVQAIAYDDYKKKGRKVQSQSVMISLRAMDTVWLMLQDSPQYALYSNAGPYITFTGYLVYPDISTTGYLNNHLSLSGQPYPNSNCPPPGDHMYGWSGRAEAPVEPRSAFSMARTSPVLGENGGGHQEKEPLTFDVEYVNIGGHFNKTSGRFTCRYPGAYYFAFTVGKHPRRAVSVKLMTGQGEVQAMVFDEDTSRRREMQSQSLLLSLHTGDNVWLYSQQDERYAVYSNQGRYTTFSGFLVYPDVEPTTTTSQDLDRTHF